A DNA window from Mycobacterium sp. IDR2000157661 contains the following coding sequences:
- the fabG1 gene encoding 3-oxoacyl-ACP reductase FabG1, which yields MTVTDNPAEAAGRPPFVPRSVLVTGGNRGIGQAIAARLAADGHKVAVTHRGSGAPDGLFGVQCDVTDNDAVDRAFTEVEEHQGPVEVLVSNAGISADAFLMRMTEERFEKVIDANLTGAFRVAQRASRSMQRKRFGRIIFIGSVSGMWGIGNQANYAAAKAGLIGMARSISRELSKANVTANVVAPGYIDTEMTRALDERIQAGALDFIPAKRVGTAEEVAGAVSFLASEDASYIAGAVIPVDGGMGMGH from the coding sequence ATGACCGTGACTGACAACCCGGCCGAGGCTGCCGGCCGACCGCCGTTCGTCCCACGCTCGGTGCTGGTGACCGGCGGCAACCGGGGCATCGGTCAGGCCATCGCCGCGCGCCTGGCCGCCGACGGCCACAAGGTGGCGGTCACCCACCGCGGCTCTGGGGCGCCCGACGGACTGTTCGGCGTCCAGTGCGACGTCACCGACAACGACGCCGTCGATCGCGCCTTCACCGAGGTCGAGGAACACCAGGGCCCGGTCGAGGTGCTGGTGTCCAACGCCGGCATCTCCGCCGACGCGTTCCTCATGCGGATGACCGAGGAACGGTTCGAGAAGGTCATCGACGCGAACCTCACCGGCGCCTTCCGGGTGGCCCAGCGCGCCTCGCGCAGCATGCAGCGCAAGCGGTTCGGCCGGATCATCTTCATCGGTTCGGTCTCGGGCATGTGGGGCATCGGTAATCAGGCCAACTACGCGGCCGCCAAGGCCGGTCTGATCGGAATGGCCCGCTCGATCTCCCGTGAGCTGTCCAAAGCCAATGTGACCGCGAACGTGGTGGCCCCCGGCTACATCGACACCGAGATGACCCGCGCGCTGGACGAACGGATCCAGGCCGGCGCCCTGGACTTCATCCCGGCCAAGCGCGTCGGCACCGCCGAGGAGGTCGCCGGTGCGGTCAGTTTCCTGGCATCCGAGGACGCGAGCTACATCGCAGGCGCGGTGATCCCGGTCGACGGCGGCATGGGCATGGGCCACTAA
- the moxR1 gene encoding chaperone MoxR1, with amino-acid sequence MTSPSGPPQGAAGYPGQGPAQGYPQGSHAAPATNGGLQQEVHTLERAVFEVKRIIVGQDQLVERMLVGLLAKGHVLLEGVPGVAKTLAVETFAKVVGGTFARIQFTPDLVPTDIIGTRIYRVGKEEFDIELGPVVVNFLLADEINRAPAKVQSALLEVMAERKISIGGKTFPLPAPFLVMATQNPIEQEGVYALPEAQRDRFLFKLNIDYPSPEEEREIIYRMGVKPPEPKQILGPGDLMRLQDVASNNFVHHALVDYVVRVVTATRHPEKFGMPDAKAWIAYGASPRASLGIIAAARALALVRGRDYVIPQDVVEVIPDVLRHRLVLTYDALADEISAETVINRILQTVALPQVNAIPQQGHSVHPVVPAAAAAASGR; translated from the coding sequence ATGACGTCACCGAGTGGGCCGCCGCAGGGCGCCGCAGGTTATCCCGGCCAGGGACCGGCGCAGGGCTACCCGCAGGGCTCACACGCCGCTCCGGCCACCAACGGTGGCCTGCAGCAGGAGGTCCACACCCTCGAGCGCGCCGTGTTCGAGGTCAAGCGCATCATCGTCGGACAGGACCAACTGGTCGAGCGGATGCTGGTCGGGCTGCTCGCCAAGGGCCATGTGCTGCTCGAAGGCGTGCCCGGCGTCGCCAAGACCTTGGCCGTCGAGACCTTCGCCAAGGTGGTGGGCGGCACCTTCGCGCGGATCCAGTTCACCCCCGACCTGGTGCCCACCGACATCATCGGCACCCGCATCTACCGGGTCGGCAAGGAGGAGTTCGACATCGAACTCGGCCCGGTGGTCGTCAACTTCCTGCTCGCCGACGAGATCAATCGTGCACCTGCAAAGGTGCAGTCGGCGCTGCTCGAGGTGATGGCCGAGCGCAAGATCTCGATCGGCGGCAAGACCTTCCCGCTGCCCGCGCCCTTCCTGGTGATGGCCACGCAGAACCCGATCGAGCAGGAAGGCGTCTACGCGCTGCCCGAGGCCCAGCGGGACCGCTTCCTGTTCAAGCTCAACATCGACTATCCGTCGCCCGAGGAAGAGCGTGAGATCATCTACCGAATGGGCGTCAAGCCGCCCGAGCCCAAGCAGATCCTCGGCCCCGGCGACCTGATGCGCCTGCAGGACGTCGCCTCCAACAACTTCGTCCACCACGCACTCGTCGACTACGTCGTGCGCGTCGTGACCGCGACCCGGCACCCGGAGAAGTTCGGGATGCCCGACGCCAAGGCGTGGATCGCCTACGGCGCCTCACCGCGCGCGTCGCTGGGCATCATCGCTGCCGCACGGGCGCTCGCGCTGGTTCGCGGTCGCGACTACGTCATCCCACAGGACGTCGTCGAGGTCATTCCCGATGTGCTGCGCCATCGCCTGGTGCTGACCTACGACGCGCTGGCCGATGAGATCTCCGCCGAGACGGTGATCAACCGCATCTTGCAGACCGTGGCCCTGCCGCAGGTGAACGCCATTCCGCAGCAAGGCCATTCGGTGCATCCCGTCGTGCCCGCCGCAGCTGCCGCGGCCAGCGGTCGGTGA
- the ripB gene encoding NlpC/P60 family peptidoglycan endopeptidase RipB, with amino-acid sequence MRSRTGKTGNTLRATVTRLLGGFTLLFAAVAVAVGLSTPAASAPGDGQWDPTLPKLISAGAPGDPLAIANASLAATAQATEATMNLGRKFLSTLGFGPAPEVASVAPGRVRGPQAIEYVIRRGASQMGTPYSWGGGKPNGPSLGIDSGAGTVGYDCSGFTQFSYAGVGVLIPKYSGDQYDTGRKVPIAQAKRGDLVFWGPGGSQHVAIYLGNGQVLESASSAGKVTVSPLRTAGLQPYAARIIES; translated from the coding sequence ATGCGTTCAAGGACAGGAAAGACAGGGAACACGTTGCGCGCCACGGTGACTCGATTGCTCGGCGGCTTCACGCTGCTCTTCGCAGCGGTCGCCGTGGCGGTCGGGCTTTCGACCCCGGCCGCGTCGGCGCCGGGGGACGGACAGTGGGACCCGACCCTGCCCAAGCTGATATCGGCGGGTGCGCCCGGCGACCCGCTGGCCATCGCGAACGCGTCGCTGGCGGCGACCGCGCAAGCCACCGAGGCGACGATGAACCTCGGTCGCAAGTTCCTGAGCACGCTCGGGTTCGGGCCGGCTCCCGAGGTCGCGTCGGTGGCCCCCGGCCGGGTGCGTGGACCGCAGGCGATCGAATACGTCATCCGGCGGGGCGCGTCGCAGATGGGCACGCCCTACTCCTGGGGCGGCGGCAAGCCGAACGGCCCGAGCCTGGGCATCGACTCGGGTGCCGGCACCGTCGGCTACGACTGCTCCGGGTTCACCCAGTTCTCCTATGCCGGGGTCGGCGTGCTGATCCCGAAGTACTCCGGCGACCAGTACGACACCGGTCGCAAGGTGCCGATAGCCCAGGCCAAACGGGGGGATCTGGTGTTCTGGGGCCCCGGCGGAAGCCAGCACGTCGCCATCTACCTGGGCAACGGGCAGGTGCTGGAGTCGGCCAGCAGCGCGGGCAAGGTGACGGTGAGTCCGCTGCGGACCGCAGGCCTGCAGCCGTACGCCGCACGCATCATCGAATCCTGA
- the inhA gene encoding NADH-dependent enoyl-ACP reductase InhA, which produces MTLLEGKRILVTGIITDSSIAFHIARVAQEEGAELVLTGFDRLKLIKRIADRLPNPAPLLELDVQNQEHLDSLADRVTEVIGQGNKLDGVVHSIGYMPQSGMGINPFFEAPYEDVAKGIHISAYSYASLAKALLPIMNRGGGIVGMDFDPTRAMPAYNWMTVAKSALESVNRFVAREAGQYGVRSNLVAAGPIRTLAMSAIVGGALGDDAGEQIKLLEEGWDQRAPLGWNMKDPTPVAKTVLALISDWLPATTGTVVYADGGASTQLL; this is translated from the coding sequence GTGACACTTCTTGAAGGCAAGCGGATCCTCGTCACCGGGATCATCACCGACTCGTCGATCGCGTTCCACATCGCGCGGGTGGCCCAGGAGGAGGGCGCCGAACTGGTGCTCACCGGGTTCGACCGGCTCAAGCTGATCAAGCGCATCGCCGATCGACTACCGAACCCGGCGCCGCTACTGGAGCTCGACGTGCAGAATCAGGAGCACCTCGACAGCCTGGCCGACCGCGTCACCGAGGTGATCGGGCAGGGCAACAAGCTCGACGGGGTGGTGCACTCGATCGGCTACATGCCGCAATCCGGGATGGGCATCAACCCGTTCTTCGAGGCGCCCTACGAGGACGTCGCCAAGGGCATCCACATCTCGGCATACTCCTACGCATCGCTGGCCAAGGCGCTGCTGCCGATCATGAACCGCGGCGGTGGCATCGTCGGCATGGACTTCGATCCCACCAGGGCGATGCCGGCCTACAACTGGATGACCGTCGCCAAGAGCGCGCTCGAGTCGGTCAACCGGTTCGTGGCCCGGGAGGCAGGCCAGTATGGGGTGCGCTCGAATCTCGTTGCCGCAGGGCCGATCCGGACGCTGGCCATGAGCGCGATCGTCGGTGGAGCCCTCGGCGACGACGCCGGTGAGCAGATCAAGCTGCTCGAGGAGGGCTGGGACCAGCGCGCGCCGCTGGGATGGAACATGAAGGACCCCACGCCGGTGGCCAAGACGGTGCTCGCGCTGATCTCGGACTGGCTGCCCGCCACCACCGGCACCGTCGTCTACGCCGACGGCGGCGCCAGCACGCAGCTGCTCTAG
- a CDS encoding DUF58 domain-containing protein: protein MTSSRRAVDLPSLKRGEIRDPALSAALRKLELTVRRKLDGVLHGDHLGLLPGPGSEPGESRLYQPGDDVRRMDWSVTARTTHPHVRQMIADRELETWLVVDVSASLDFGTVECEKRDLAVAAAAAIAFLNSGGGNRLGAIISNGDTTRRVPALSGRIHEQEILRAIATTPRAPAGVRGDLAAAIDALRRPERRRGMAVIISDFLGPINWMRPLRAIAGRHEVLGIEVLDPRDVELPPVGDVILQDAETGRVREFTIDEQLRDDFAKAAAAHRAEVARTLRRCDAPLLSLRTDRDWIADVVRFVATRRLALAGRA, encoded by the coding sequence GTGACCAGTTCCCGACGTGCGGTCGACCTGCCGTCGCTGAAGCGTGGAGAGATCCGCGATCCCGCGCTCTCGGCGGCGCTGCGCAAACTGGAGCTGACCGTGCGCCGCAAGCTCGACGGGGTGCTGCACGGCGACCACCTCGGCCTGCTGCCCGGACCGGGTTCCGAGCCCGGCGAGTCACGGCTGTATCAGCCCGGCGACGATGTGCGCCGGATGGACTGGTCGGTGACCGCGCGCACCACCCATCCGCACGTGCGCCAGATGATCGCCGACCGCGAACTCGAGACGTGGCTGGTGGTCGACGTGTCGGCGAGTTTGGACTTCGGCACCGTCGAGTGCGAGAAACGCGACCTTGCGGTGGCTGCGGCCGCGGCGATCGCCTTCCTCAACAGCGGGGGCGGGAACCGATTGGGCGCCATCATCTCCAACGGCGACACCACACGGCGGGTGCCTGCACTGTCGGGTCGCATACACGAGCAGGAGATTCTGCGCGCCATCGCCACCACTCCGCGCGCTCCGGCCGGGGTGCGCGGAGACCTCGCCGCCGCCATCGACGCGCTGCGCAGACCGGAGCGCCGTCGCGGCATGGCGGTGATCATCAGCGACTTCCTGGGCCCCATCAACTGGATGCGGCCGCTGCGGGCCATCGCCGGCCGCCACGAGGTGCTCGGCATCGAGGTGCTCGACCCGCGCGATGTCGAGTTACCGCCCGTGGGCGACGTCATCCTGCAGGACGCCGAGACCGGCCGGGTCCGCGAGTTCACCATCGACGAGCAGTTGCGCGACGACTTCGCCAAGGCCGCAGCGGCCCACCGCGCCGAGGTGGCACGCACGCTGCGACGCTGTGACGCGCCGCTGCTGTCGCTGCGCACCGACCGCGACTGGATCGCCGACGTGGTCCGCTTCGTCGCCACCCGCCGGCTCGCGCTGGCCGGCCGCGCATAA
- the ripA gene encoding NlpC/P60 family peptidoglycan endopeptidase RipA: MRRIPGASSARQCGRRVCAALLAVGMLSATPALAVAQPAAPDTIASLVAAVADANQKLQDLGAAIQQQQESVNKAILDVQAARDNAAAAQREVEASSRRVADANIAIEQAQQRFDSFAAATYVNGPSDSYLTASDPTDILNTAAAGQALSVSAQRVMADLQRARTEQVNRDSAVRLAKRTADKAVADAESSQQTAVASLTDAQQTFKAQQAEIDKLAAERSAAQAKLEQARPAPSPSRPITQSAASTTDWDRAPRPQGVDPATGNWATAWDPFLPAIPSAFVSGDPIAIINEVLGIAATSAQVTQDLGRKFLQSLGLIPEPAAAAPVFNNGAIPRVYGRQATEYVIKRAMSQMGVPYSWGGGNAAGPSRGIDSGAGTVGFDCSGLMLYAFAGVGIKLDHYSGSQYNAGRKVPSSQMRRGDMLFWGPNASQHVALYLGDGQMLEAPYTGSVVKVSPVRTSGMTPYATRLIEW; this comes from the coding sequence ATGAGACGCATCCCTGGTGCCTCCTCCGCGCGGCAGTGCGGACGACGGGTGTGCGCCGCGCTGCTTGCGGTCGGCATGCTGTCGGCAACTCCCGCACTGGCCGTCGCCCAACCAGCTGCCCCCGACACGATCGCCTCACTGGTCGCGGCGGTCGCGGACGCCAACCAGAAGCTGCAGGACCTCGGCGCCGCGATCCAGCAACAGCAGGAAAGCGTCAACAAGGCGATCCTCGACGTGCAGGCGGCCCGCGACAACGCCGCGGCCGCCCAGCGTGAGGTCGAGGCCAGCAGCCGGCGCGTCGCCGACGCCAACATCGCGATCGAGCAGGCCCAGCAGCGCTTCGACTCGTTCGCGGCGGCGACCTATGTCAACGGCCCGTCGGACTCCTACCTGACCGCCTCCGACCCGACGGACATCCTCAACACCGCGGCCGCGGGCCAGGCGCTGTCGGTCAGCGCGCAACGGGTGATGGCCGATCTGCAGCGGGCACGCACCGAGCAGGTGAACCGGGACTCCGCGGTGCGCCTGGCCAAGCGCACCGCCGACAAGGCCGTCGCCGACGCCGAGTCCAGCCAGCAGACCGCGGTGGCATCGCTGACTGATGCGCAGCAGACGTTCAAGGCGCAGCAGGCCGAGATCGACAAGCTCGCCGCCGAGCGGTCCGCCGCGCAGGCCAAGCTCGAACAGGCGCGCCCCGCCCCGTCGCCCAGCCGGCCGATCACCCAGTCGGCCGCGTCGACGACCGACTGGGACCGCGCACCCCGGCCCCAGGGCGTGGACCCGGCGACCGGCAACTGGGCCACGGCGTGGGATCCATTCCTGCCTGCGATCCCAAGTGCCTTCGTCAGCGGCGACCCGATCGCGATCATAAACGAGGTCCTGGGTATCGCGGCGACCTCGGCGCAGGTGACCCAGGACCTCGGCCGCAAGTTCCTGCAGTCACTGGGGCTGATCCCTGAGCCGGCCGCCGCCGCGCCGGTCTTCAACAACGGCGCGATCCCACGCGTTTACGGCAGGCAGGCGACCGAGTACGTCATCAAGCGCGCGATGTCGCAGATGGGCGTGCCGTACTCCTGGGGCGGCGGCAACGCGGCCGGGCCCAGCCGGGGCATCGACTCCGGCGCGGGCACCGTCGGCTTCGACTGCTCCGGGCTCATGCTGTACGCCTTCGCCGGCGTCGGCATCAAGCTGGACCACTACTCGGGCTCGCAGTACAACGCCGGCCGAAAGGTGCCGTCGTCGCAGATGCGCCGTGGCGACATGCTGTTCTGGGGTCCGAACGCCAGCCAGCACGTGGCGCTGTACCTCGGCGACGGGCAGATGCTCGAAGCGCCCTACACCGGCTCGGTGGTCAAGGTCTCACCGGTGCGTACCAGCGGCATGACGCCGTACGCGACACGTCTCATCGAATGGTGA
- a CDS encoding VWA domain-containing protein, translating to MTLPLLGPITLSGFEHVWFFLFLLVVLGIAALYVVFQMARQRRMLRFANMELLESVAPKRPSRWRHLPAILLVIALVFLTVAMAGPTHDVRVPRNRAVVMLVMDVSQSMRATDVSPNRMAAAQEASKQFADELTPGINLGLISYAGTATVLVAPTTNRAATKAAIDQLQFADRTATGEGIFTALQAIATVGAVIGGGDEPPPARIVLFSDGKETVPSNPDNPKGAYTAARTAKDQGVPISTISFGTPYGYVEINDQRQPVPVDDEMLKEIADLSGGEAFTASSLEQLRQVYADLQQQIGYETIKGDASTGWLRLGALALGLAALAALLINRRLPN from the coding sequence ATGACATTACCGTTGCTCGGACCGATTACGCTGTCCGGTTTCGAACACGTCTGGTTCTTCCTGTTCCTGCTGGTGGTGCTGGGCATCGCCGCGCTGTACGTCGTGTTCCAGATGGCCCGGCAGCGCCGGATGCTGCGGTTCGCCAACATGGAGCTGCTGGAGAGCGTCGCGCCGAAGCGACCGTCGCGCTGGCGGCACCTGCCCGCGATCCTGCTGGTGATTGCCCTGGTGTTCTTGACCGTGGCGATGGCGGGCCCGACGCATGACGTGCGGGTGCCGCGCAACCGTGCGGTCGTGATGCTGGTCATGGACGTCTCGCAGTCGATGCGGGCCACCGACGTGTCGCCGAACCGGATGGCCGCGGCGCAGGAGGCCTCCAAGCAGTTCGCCGACGAGCTGACGCCTGGCATCAACCTGGGGCTGATCTCCTACGCGGGCACCGCGACGGTCCTGGTGGCGCCGACCACCAACCGCGCGGCCACCAAGGCGGCGATCGACCAGCTGCAGTTCGCCGACCGAACCGCCACCGGCGAAGGCATCTTCACCGCGCTGCAGGCTATCGCGACCGTCGGCGCGGTGATCGGCGGCGGCGACGAACCGCCGCCTGCGCGCATCGTGCTGTTCTCCGACGGCAAGGAGACCGTGCCGTCGAACCCGGACAATCCCAAGGGCGCCTACACCGCGGCGCGCACCGCGAAGGACCAGGGCGTGCCGATCTCGACGATCTCCTTCGGCACGCCGTACGGCTATGTCGAGATCAACGACCAACGCCAGCCGGTGCCCGTCGACGACGAGATGCTCAAGGAGATCGCCGACCTGTCCGGCGGTGAGGCGTTCACCGCATCGAGCCTCGAACAGCTGCGCCAGGTCTACGCCGACCTGCAGCAGCAGATCGGCTACGAGACCATCAAGGGCGACGCGAGCACCGGCTGGCTGCGGCTGGGCGCGCTGGCGCTCGGGCTGGCGGCGTTGGCGGCATTGCTCATCAACCGTCGTCTGCCGAACTGA
- a CDS encoding VWA domain-containing protein, translated as MTLPLLGPVSLTGFTHLWWFALFLIAVLALIGWYFVAQRSRRRRLQQFANTELLDSVAPQRPSRWRHVPAVLLLVSLLFCTIALAGPTHDERLPRNRAVVMLAIDVSQSMRATDVEPSRLAAAQEASKQFVDQLTPGINLGVIAYAGTATVLVSPTTNRDASRRAIDNLQVADRTATGEAIFTALSSISTVGAVIGGGDTPPPARIVLFSDGKETVPSNPDNPKGAYTAARSAKDQGVPISTISFGTANGSVEVNNERVPVPVDDDMMEKVAELSGGESYTASNLDELNNVYDTLQDQIGYETVRGEATTGWLRLAALVAALAALASLLINRRLPM; from the coding sequence ATGACCCTTCCGCTGCTGGGACCGGTATCGCTGACGGGCTTCACGCACCTCTGGTGGTTCGCGCTTTTCCTGATCGCCGTGTTGGCGCTCATCGGGTGGTACTTCGTCGCGCAGCGGTCCCGGCGCCGGAGACTGCAGCAGTTCGCCAACACCGAACTTCTCGACAGCGTCGCACCGCAGCGCCCGAGCCGCTGGCGTCACGTGCCGGCGGTCCTGCTGTTGGTATCGCTGTTGTTCTGCACGATCGCCCTCGCCGGGCCCACCCACGACGAACGGCTGCCGCGCAACCGGGCGGTGGTGATGCTCGCCATCGACGTGTCGCAGTCGATGCGGGCCACCGATGTCGAACCGAGCCGGCTGGCCGCCGCCCAGGAAGCCTCCAAGCAGTTCGTCGACCAGTTGACGCCGGGGATCAACCTCGGTGTGATCGCCTACGCCGGCACGGCGACCGTGCTGGTCTCCCCGACCACAAATCGCGACGCGAGCCGGCGGGCCATCGACAACCTGCAGGTGGCCGACCGCACCGCCACCGGAGAGGCCATCTTCACCGCGCTGTCGTCGATCTCGACCGTCGGCGCGGTGATCGGCGGTGGCGACACACCGCCGCCTGCGCGCATCGTGCTGTTCTCCGACGGCAAGGAGACCGTGCCGTCGAATCCCGACAACCCCAAGGGCGCCTACACCGCGGCGCGCTCGGCCAAGGACCAGGGCGTGCCGATCTCGACGATCTCGTTCGGCACCGCCAACGGGTCGGTCGAGGTGAACAACGAGCGGGTGCCGGTGCCCGTCGACGACGACATGATGGAGAAGGTGGCCGAACTCTCCGGCGGGGAGTCCTACACCGCTTCCAACCTCGACGAGCTCAACAACGTCTACGACACCCTCCAGGATCAGATCGGTTACGAGACCGTGCGCGGCGAGGCGACGACGGGGTGGTTGCGGCTGGCGGCCCTGGTGGCGGCACTCGCCGCGCTGGCGAGCCTGTTGATCAACCGCCGGCTACCGATGTAG